From a region of the Paralichthys olivaceus isolate ysfri-2021 chromosome 4, ASM2471397v2, whole genome shotgun sequence genome:
- the fxn gene encoding frataxin, mitochondrial, giving the protein MNTRRRRRLLRRRSSSTMFLFTKVACISSRMCQRAKTQFNAVTTQRIGSFCNQVRSLLYLPKISLLTKHVLPGRAPLCPPLNKWVESSVDGHSWKKNVHLTLPRLEKLAPGQISELSEAAYEKLAEETLGALADYFEDLTEEAFTGADYDVVFTSGVLTVKLGGNHGTYVINKQTPNRQIWLSSPTSGPKRYDWTGEHWVYIRDGIRLHQLLSKEFSIIFSKNMDLSDLLYS; this is encoded by the exons ATGaacaccagaagaagaagaagactactaagaagaagaagcagcagcaccatGTTTTTGTTCACTAAAGTTGCTTGTATTTCTTCACGTATGTGTCAACGTGCGAAAACACAGTTCAACGCAGTGACAACGCAGAGAATCGGGAGCTTCTGTAACCAG GTGAGGAGCCTTTTATACCTCCCGAAAATCAGTCTGCTCACCAAACACGTGCTGCCAGGCCGCGCTCCTTTATGCCCCCCTCTGAATAAA TGGGTTGAGAGCAGTGTTGATGGCCATAGTTGGAAGAAAAACGTCCATCTGACACTACCAAGACTGGAGAAATTGGCCCCTGGTCAGATTAG TGAGCTGTCCGAAGCAGCATATGAGAAACTAGCAGAGGAGACTTTGGGTGCTCTGGCTGATTACTTTGAAGACCTGACGGAAGAAGCTTTCACTGGAGCTGATTACGATGTTGTCTTCACT AGTGGTGTTTTGACGGTGAAGTTAGGTGGGAACCATGGGACCTACgtcatcaacaaacaaacaccaaacagaCAGATCTGGCTTTCGTCTCCCACCAG TGGACCAAAGCGCTACGACTGGACAGGGGAACACTGGGTGTACATTCGTGATGGTATAAGGCTCCATCAACTACTTTCCAAAGAGTTTTCCATCATCTTTAGTAAAAATATGGACCTCTCTGACCTGCTTTATTCCTGA